The following coding sequences are from one Deltaproteobacteria bacterium window:
- a CDS encoding DUF502 domain-containing protein, translating into MLKKKLKSVFLTGLAVTIPIGLTLYILFFIIDVMDGLLRIVPARYDPNVLLGFRIPGLGVVFTVLLILLAGLITKSYVGNRVLRKGEGLFSRIPIVRSIYLAIKQIFNSLFLGKSRSFRKVVLLEYPRKGLHSIGFITGSVEETFPQIADDNQKKIGVFIPLAVTPYTGAFVIVREDEVVEVGMTVEEAFTLIISAGIVSPESGNSRYERAISGN; encoded by the coding sequence ATTTTGAAAAAAAAGCTTAAAAGTGTTTTTCTGACGGGTCTTGCTGTGACCATCCCTATCGGCCTGACCCTTTACATTCTCTTCTTCATCATCGACGTCATGGACGGCCTGCTGAGGATCGTGCCGGCCCGGTATGACCCGAATGTTCTGCTGGGGTTTCGTATACCGGGTTTGGGTGTTGTCTTTACGGTGCTGCTCATTCTTCTCGCTGGACTCATCACAAAAAGCTATGTGGGCAACAGGGTGCTGCGCAAAGGCGAGGGCCTGTTCAGCAGAATTCCCATTGTCCGCAGCATTTATTTGGCGATCAAGCAAATATTCAACAGTCTTTTTTTGGGGAAGAGCCGCAGTTTCAGGAAGGTCGTTCTGCTTGAGTATCCACGGAAGGGATTGCACAGTATCGGTTTCATCACCGGCTCCGTGGAAGAAACCTTTCCACAGATTGCCGATGATAATCAGAAAAAAATAGGGGTTTTTATACCACTGGCCGTTACCCCCTATACAGGAGCCTTTGTCATTGTTCGGGAAGATGAGGTGGTTGAAGTAGGGATGACCGTCGAGGAAGCGTTTACCCTCATCATATCGGCGGGAATCGTTTCCCCCGAAAGCGGGAATTCAAGGTACGAACGAGCCATATCTGGGAATTAA
- the grpE gene encoding nucleotide exchange factor GrpE, whose product MTKKLKKDNARDHVEISEDAEERVKSDSILAGDENLESLIVEKEKMAAESHEKYLRARADLENYKKRAAKDKQDTIKYGNEKLIRDLLPLIDGMDRALGCSENSTDFEAFREGLQLLQEQLCCCLEKYGVETIDAAGKPFDPNIHEALMQVESSEHEANQVVTQMEKGYLLNGRLIRPAKVCVCKK is encoded by the coding sequence ATGACAAAGAAACTCAAAAAAGACAACGCACGGGATCATGTCGAAATTAGTGAAGACGCGGAAGAGAGGGTGAAGTCTGACTCTATATTGGCTGGTGACGAAAATTTGGAGAGCCTCATTGTCGAGAAAGAAAAAATGGCGGCGGAAAGCCATGAAAAATACCTGCGAGCACGGGCTGATCTTGAAAACTACAAGAAAAGAGCGGCAAAAGACAAGCAGGACACCATAAAATATGGCAATGAAAAACTGATCAGAGATCTGTTACCTCTGATTGACGGAATGGACCGGGCTCTGGGCTGTTCGGAAAATTCAACTGATTTTGAAGCCTTTCGGGAGGGACTCCAGCTTCTTCAGGAGCAGTTGTGCTGCTGCCTGGAAAAGTACGGCGTTGAAACGATCGATGCGGCAGGGAAACCGTTTGACCCGAACATTCATGAAGCGCTTATGCAGGTGGAGAGTTCTGAGCATGAAGCCAATCAAGTCGTAACCCAGATGGAAAAAGGATATCTTCTTAATGGAAGATTAATCAGGCCGGCGAAAGTCTGTGTCTGCAAAAAATAA
- a CDS encoding D-sedoheptulose 7-phosphate isomerase: protein MEDLIVKIFKESSHAKDMFINENLSRLVNIVEVIKKCLENGNKILIFGNGGSSSDSQHLAAEFVNRFRIERPPLPAISLAADTAVITSIANDYDFSEVFSKQIRAVGQQGDVAWGLSTSGKSPNVLKALETARKNSLVTIGFTGADGGEMARVCDYILNVPSSNTARIQEVLMTAGHVICEMVDFKLFQRPEVG, encoded by the coding sequence ATGGAAGATCTGATCGTAAAGATATTCAAAGAAAGCTCTCACGCTAAAGATATGTTTATCAATGAAAATCTGTCCCGTCTGGTCAATATCGTTGAAGTGATCAAAAAATGCCTGGAAAACGGTAATAAGATTCTTATTTTTGGTAATGGTGGCAGCTCATCAGATTCACAGCACCTCGCCGCGGAATTCGTGAACCGTTTCAGGATCGAGCGACCGCCCTTGCCGGCCATTTCGCTGGCGGCAGATACGGCTGTGATCACCAGTATCGCTAACGACTATGATTTTTCCGAGGTCTTCAGCAAACAGATCCGGGCGGTGGGACAACAGGGTGACGTGGCGTGGGGGTTGAGCACGAGTGGCAAGTCGCCCAATGTATTGAAGGCCTTGGAAACCGCCAGGAAGAACAGCTTGGTCACGATCGGTTTTACAGGGGCGGACGGGGGGGAAATGGCCAGAGTATGTGATTACATCCTCAATGTTCCATCGTCCAACACGGCGCGCATTCAGGAGGTACTCATGACGGCGGGACATGTAATCTGTGAAATGGTGGATTTCAAACTTTTTCAAAGACCGGAGGTGGGTTGA
- the lptG gene encoding LPS export ABC transporter permease LptG — MKIIDRYILREFFLFLLMVMSLFITLFIIIDFFERLKMFLNNNASTQQMAAFIFYQIPMIVSLTLPVAVLVATLITLSTLSRNSEITAMKANGISLYRISAPIFLSAVGISFFLFFFSEWITPLANQKADFIKYVGIKKEQPRGTFKQSQIWYRGTDSIYNFHLYDSKTGMIEGVSLYFMTDDFRPRLQISAEKALWEKNHWIGHNVQVITLSPGGLPTIEKKGRMVLPVKETPADFEAVQTSPDKMGFFELKNYIDKLVEAGADVTAYLADLHAKIAFAFVTVILTAIGIIFSVHAERSGGIARSIGLGMIIGFSYWIVHAFAVSLGRAGTIPPAAAAWTANGIFLIVAASLSQRIRT; from the coding sequence ATGAAAATAATCGATCGTTATATTTTAAGGGAATTCTTTCTTTTTCTGCTCATGGTCATGAGTCTCTTCATCACCTTGTTCATCATTATTGATTTTTTCGAGAGACTGAAGATGTTTCTCAACAACAACGCATCCACCCAGCAAATGGCTGCCTTTATCTTTTATCAGATTCCCATGATTGTTTCTCTTACTTTGCCTGTTGCCGTACTGGTCGCAACCCTGATCACCCTCAGTACACTTTCCCGAAACAGTGAGATTACGGCCATGAAAGCGAACGGGATCAGCCTGTACCGTATTTCCGCCCCGATTTTTCTATCGGCCGTGGGAATCAGTTTTTTCCTCTTTTTCTTCAGCGAATGGATCACGCCTCTGGCCAATCAGAAAGCCGACTTCATCAAGTATGTGGGAATAAAAAAGGAGCAACCCCGCGGTACCTTCAAGCAATCACAGATATGGTACCGTGGAACGGACAGTATTTACAATTTTCATCTGTACGATTCGAAAACAGGAATGATCGAAGGGGTTTCCCTTTATTTTATGACGGATGATTTCCGCCCGAGGCTGCAGATCAGTGCGGAAAAGGCCCTTTGGGAAAAAAACCACTGGATAGGGCATAACGTGCAGGTGATCACCCTTTCGCCAGGGGGCCTGCCGACCATTGAAAAGAAGGGACGCATGGTCCTGCCTGTCAAGGAAACACCCGCTGATTTCGAGGCGGTTCAAACATCACCTGATAAAATGGGGTTTTTTGAATTGAAGAATTACATCGATAAACTGGTTGAAGCTGGAGCCGACGTCACGGCATATCTCGCGGATCTGCACGCCAAAATCGCGTTTGCCTTCGTAACCGTGATTCTCACGGCCATTGGCATTATTTTCTCCGTCCATGCGGAACGAAGCGGTGGCATTGCCAGAAGCATCGGTCTGGGCATGATTATCGGTTTTTCCTACTGGATCGTCCACGCCTTTGCCGTATCACTGGGGCGAGCCGGTACAATTCCCCCGGCAGCCGCTGCCTGGACGGCAAATGGAATATTCCTGATCGTGGCAGCGTCACTCAGTCAACGGATAAGAACCTGA
- a CDS encoding methionine adenosyltransferase, which produces MNITSESVKIGHPDIVCDMIASHIIAEIIEEEHRAGMTIDTMPHCGLEVFLGKGLCIVGGEVATRVYVDIEKIVRNTVLSIGYDDYLLGLNGNSMGVLNTIIPQSPDINKGTRAHLGKYKEIGAGDQGIIYGFACNETSDFLPLPYVLVNKMMRCFETCGNPVFAPDGKGQVTVQYNERGMPERVSTVLMSNAIDYRCVKEGEKSGIEPMAKEMAMGCVADWVDDGTEFLFNPTGEWQAINSCSAADSGVTGRKLVVQLYGGFPGAQLGGGAIVNKSPEKVDCSATFGARHVAKNIVAAGLAEKCSVQLAYAIGIARPISVYVNTFGTGILSDNNLVLLVKEYFDLSPRGMIEKFNLLNGDIYRKIPRSLFLGDYPWEQLDMVDALKKAAGI; this is translated from the coding sequence ATGAACATCACATCAGAAAGCGTAAAAATCGGGCATCCGGATATCGTTTGCGACATGATTGCCTCACACATCATCGCGGAGATCATTGAAGAAGAACATCGGGCGGGCATGACCATAGACACGATGCCCCATTGCGGTCTTGAGGTTTTTTTGGGGAAAGGCCTGTGTATCGTCGGAGGCGAGGTTGCCACCCGCGTCTATGTCGATATCGAGAAAATCGTTCGCAATACGGTGCTCTCTATCGGGTATGACGATTACCTTCTGGGACTCAATGGCAATTCCATGGGTGTCCTGAACACCATCATCCCACAATCACCGGATATCAACAAGGGTACAAGGGCGCATCTCGGAAAATACAAAGAAATCGGTGCCGGCGACCAGGGTATCATCTATGGTTTTGCATGCAACGAAACTTCAGATTTTTTGCCTTTGCCGTATGTACTCGTCAACAAGATGATGCGCTGCTTTGAAACCTGTGGGAATCCTGTTTTTGCGCCGGATGGGAAGGGTCAGGTTACGGTCCAGTACAATGAGCGGGGAATGCCTGAGCGGGTCTCGACCGTGTTGATGTCCAATGCGATAGACTATCGCTGTGTCAAGGAGGGAGAGAAAAGCGGGATTGAACCCATGGCAAAAGAAATGGCCATGGGTTGCGTCGCTGATTGGGTGGATGACGGCACGGAATTCCTGTTCAATCCTACGGGAGAATGGCAGGCCATCAATTCCTGCAGTGCGGCAGATTCGGGTGTTACGGGACGGAAGTTGGTGGTCCAGCTCTACGGCGGTTTTCCGGGAGCTCAGTTGGGAGGCGGCGCCATAGTCAACAAGTCGCCGGAAAAGGTGGACTGTTCCGCAACCTTCGGTGCGAGACATGTGGCGAAAAACATTGTCGCGGCAGGTCTGGCCGAAAAATGTTCGGTACAACTGGCTTACGCCATCGGGATTGCCCGGCCCATATCGGTCTATGTGAATACCTTCGGTACAGGGATACTCTCCGACAACAATTTGGTTCTCTTGGTGAAGGAGTATTTCGACCTCTCCCCCCGGGGAATGATCGAAAAGTTCAATTTATTGAATGGTGATATTTACCGAAAAATCCCACGGAGTCTTTTCCTAGGTGACTACCCCTGGGAACAGCTTGATATGGTCGACGCGCTTAAAAAAGCTGCGGGTATTTAA
- a CDS encoding NUDIX hydrolase has translation MSNRLYPESPRVGVGALVIHGGKVLLVKRGVAPSAGFWAPPGGSLELGETLESCAERETLEETGITVRADKPVYAFDYIERDRAGEIMFHFVIIDLWAEYISGKPVGRDDALEAKWVGKDDIGSLQIGKNTLKLLRATGFFA, from the coding sequence ATGTCCAATCGGTTATACCCCGAAAGTCCACGTGTGGGTGTCGGTGCCTTGGTGATCCATGGCGGAAAGGTTTTGCTCGTGAAACGGGGTGTGGCTCCAAGCGCAGGATTCTGGGCGCCCCCCGGCGGGTCTCTGGAACTTGGAGAAACGCTGGAATCCTGTGCGGAGAGGGAAACCCTTGAGGAAACCGGAATAACTGTCCGCGCGGATAAACCGGTTTACGCCTTCGATTATATTGAACGGGACAGGGCCGGAGAAATTATGTTCCATTTTGTCATCATCGATTTATGGGCGGAGTACATCTCGGGGAAACCGGTCGGCCGGGACGATGCTCTGGAGGCAAAGTGGGTGGGGAAGGATGATATTGGATCCCTCCAGATAGGGAAAAACACCTTGAAACTTTTGCGGGCGACAGGGTTTTTTGCCTGA
- a CDS encoding adenosylhomocysteinase — MNFLKIDLSLPHKIADINLAEWGRKEIALSEKEMPGLVAIREKYGPLEPLKGLKVTGSLHMTIQTAFLIETLKLLGADIRWASCNIYSTQDHAAAAIAASGSAAVFAWKGETLEEYWWCTEQALTWPDGSGPDLIVDDGGDATMFVHLGVKVERDPELLEVTHEEKEMAVVMERLRRSRKMNPEKWQKIAADIRGVSEETTTGVHRLYQMAAKGELLFPAINVNDSVTKSKFDNLYGCRESLADGIKRATDIMIAGKMIVICGYGDVGKGCAHSMKNLGARVIVTEIDPICALQAAMEGYPVKRLEDVVREGDIFVTATGCCDVVRGEHMEQMKDEAIVCNIGHFDSEIAMSYLESNPKCRKENIKPQVDRWYLESGRSILILAEGRLVNLGCATGHPSFVMSNSFTNQCLAQIDLVKNDYKPGVYRLSKLLDEEVARLHLERVGAELTRLDQKQADYIGVPVDGPYKPDYYRY; from the coding sequence ATGAATTTCCTCAAGATTGATCTGAGTTTACCTCATAAAATTGCGGATATAAATTTGGCCGAATGGGGAAGAAAGGAAATTGCCCTGTCTGAAAAGGAAATGCCGGGTTTGGTGGCGATTCGGGAAAAATACGGTCCCCTGGAACCCCTGAAGGGTCTGAAGGTTACGGGCAGCCTGCACATGACTATTCAGACGGCGTTTTTAATCGAAACCCTTAAACTTTTGGGAGCCGACATACGTTGGGCATCCTGTAATATCTATTCCACCCAGGACCATGCCGCCGCGGCTATTGCGGCATCAGGATCGGCAGCGGTATTCGCCTGGAAGGGCGAGACATTGGAGGAGTACTGGTGGTGTACGGAACAGGCCCTCACCTGGCCGGACGGTTCCGGGCCGGACCTGATTGTCGATGACGGCGGTGATGCGACGATGTTTGTACATCTTGGCGTCAAGGTGGAAAGGGATCCCGAACTACTTGAAGTAACACATGAAGAAAAGGAGATGGCCGTCGTTATGGAACGCCTGAGGCGTAGCCGTAAGATGAATCCTGAAAAATGGCAGAAGATTGCGGCGGATATCCGGGGTGTCTCCGAGGAAACAACCACGGGGGTGCACCGTCTCTATCAGATGGCAGCCAAAGGGGAATTGCTCTTTCCTGCAATCAACGTCAACGATTCCGTTACGAAATCCAAGTTCGATAACCTCTACGGGTGCAGGGAATCTCTGGCCGATGGGATCAAAAGGGCGACGGACATCATGATTGCCGGCAAAATGATCGTGATTTGCGGATATGGGGACGTGGGCAAAGGATGCGCCCATTCCATGAAGAACCTGGGTGCACGGGTCATAGTGACGGAAATCGATCCAATCTGCGCCCTCCAGGCGGCCATGGAGGGTTATCCGGTCAAGAGACTGGAAGACGTCGTCAGGGAAGGAGACATCTTTGTTACGGCGACCGGGTGCTGTGATGTCGTTCGGGGAGAGCATATGGAGCAGATGAAGGATGAAGCGATCGTCTGCAACATCGGTCATTTCGATAGTGAAATCGCCATGTCTTATCTGGAAAGTAATCCCAAATGCCGTAAGGAGAACATCAAACCCCAGGTGGATCGTTGGTACCTTGAATCGGGACGGTCCATTTTGATTCTGGCTGAAGGGCGGCTGGTCAATCTCGGCTGTGCGACCGGTCATCCGAGTTTTGTGATGAGCAACAGTTTCACCAATCAATGCCTGGCCCAGATAGACCTGGTCAAAAACGATTACAAACCGGGCGTTTACCGTTTAAGCAAGTTGCTGGATGAGGAGGTGGCCAGACTTCATCTGGAGCGGGTTGGTGCCGAACTGACCCGACTTGATCAGAAACAGGCAGATTATATCGGCGTACCTGTCGATGGACCCTATAAACCGGATTACTATCGTTATTGA
- the lptF gene encoding LPS export ABC transporter permease LptF, whose translation MKKILYRYLLKEISLPFLFVLLILTFVMLMGKTLRLMDLMVNKGIRFADIAQLIGFLMPALLVYTIPISLLISVLIGVGRLSSDNEITVMRSSGVSLFQLCVPVLFFSALTFLATMVMSFFLMPAGNTATKNLLFSIAQQKATIGIQEKVFNDDFQGILIYADRIPQSGDYLEGVMISDRRPGQEPATIFARKAYLVSDPDNRSLNMRLESGVSSSTDLRRASYRQMIFQTYDINLDIGAALSSRKGKDTREMTFKELLHEIRKGGLKQKNLAELMTELYKKITIPFSCLIFAVMGLPLAIRPQRSAKARGFVIGLFIVLVYYLMQLGSDALVEMGRLNPLAGAMGTTGLFSVAAVWLFVRSASDKSITGFNAPFRT comes from the coding sequence ATGAAGAAAATACTCTATCGCTACCTTCTTAAAGAGATTTCTCTGCCATTCCTGTTCGTGCTGTTGATTCTTACCTTCGTTATGCTTATGGGCAAAACCCTGCGACTTATGGACCTGATGGTAAACAAGGGGATACGTTTTGCCGATATCGCTCAATTGATCGGTTTTTTGATGCCGGCACTTCTGGTGTACACGATTCCCATTTCTTTGTTGATCTCGGTTCTCATCGGTGTGGGACGACTTTCCAGTGATAACGAAATCACGGTGATGCGATCGTCCGGTGTGAGCCTGTTCCAGTTGTGCGTTCCGGTACTGTTTTTCTCCGCCTTGACATTCCTGGCGACCATGGTGATGTCTTTTTTCCTCATGCCTGCCGGAAACACGGCGACAAAAAACCTTCTCTTTTCTATTGCCCAACAAAAGGCCACCATTGGCATTCAGGAAAAAGTCTTCAATGATGATTTTCAGGGGATTTTGATCTATGCAGACCGGATCCCTCAGAGCGGAGATTACCTGGAAGGTGTCATGATCTCAGATCGCCGTCCGGGCCAGGAACCCGCAACAATCTTCGCCAGAAAAGCCTATCTGGTCTCGGATCCGGATAACCGATCCCTGAACATGCGACTGGAATCAGGTGTCTCTTCAAGCACCGACCTCCGCCGGGCAAGTTACCGGCAGATGATCTTCCAGACATACGATATCAATCTCGATATCGGCGCGGCCCTGTCCAGCCGGAAGGGAAAGGATACGCGTGAGATGACTTTTAAAGAACTGCTTCACGAAATAAGGAAAGGCGGTTTGAAACAAAAAAACCTGGCTGAATTGATGACCGAGTTATATAAAAAAATTACCATTCCTTTCTCATGTCTCATTTTTGCCGTCATGGGACTTCCGCTGGCTATTCGTCCGCAACGGTCAGCAAAAGCCCGCGGTTTTGTCATTGGACTTTTCATCGTACTGGTTTATTACCTGATGCAGTTGGGAAGCGACGCCCTGGTTGAAATGGGACGTCTGAATCCCCTGGCCGGAGCCATGGGAACCACAGGACTCTTTTCTGTTGCGGCGGTTTGGCTTTTCGTGAGATCCGCATCCGACAAAAGCATAACGGGATTCAACGCCCCTTTTCGGACATGA
- a CDS encoding NAD-dependent deacylase: protein MNEQEKKIEALAAMLKNTQKAVFFTGAGVSTESGIPDFRSPGGIWTKFNPDDFTLDRFLNSHESRKKQWQFLLGTASIRMAEPNMAHLGIAELERMGHVDCVITQNIDGLHQKGGSNPDRVYELHGNLEWVHCLGCRNRYKTDRVIERNGGVQDVPDCEYCGGILKPDVIFFGEQLPQEILETAMISSSTCELFIVVGSSLVVYPAAYLPVYAKSANAKLVILNMMETPCDTQADLIITGQAGAIMERVMQKIRA, encoded by the coding sequence ATGAATGAACAGGAAAAAAAGATAGAAGCCCTCGCGGCGATGCTGAAAAACACCCAAAAGGCCGTTTTTTTTACCGGTGCAGGGGTGAGTACGGAGTCCGGGATACCGGATTTCCGCAGTCCCGGCGGAATCTGGACAAAATTCAATCCGGACGACTTCACACTGGACCGGTTTCTGAACAGCCACGAGAGTAGAAAGAAACAGTGGCAGTTTCTTCTTGGAACGGCCTCGATCCGTATGGCCGAGCCGAATATGGCCCACCTGGGCATTGCCGAACTGGAAAGAATGGGTCATGTGGATTGCGTTATCACGCAAAACATAGACGGCCTCCACCAGAAAGGCGGTTCAAATCCGGACCGTGTTTACGAGCTTCACGGAAACCTGGAGTGGGTTCATTGTCTCGGTTGCCGGAACCGCTATAAAACGGACCGGGTCATCGAACGGAACGGAGGTGTCCAGGATGTCCCCGATTGCGAATATTGCGGAGGTATACTGAAGCCGGACGTCATTTTCTTTGGAGAACAGCTTCCCCAGGAAATCCTGGAAACGGCGATGATTTCATCCAGCACATGTGAATTATTTATCGTTGTCGGCTCATCGCTCGTTGTCTATCCGGCGGCCTACTTGCCCGTTTACGCCAAATCGGCAAATGCCAAGCTGGTTATTCTCAACATGATGGAAACGCCTTGCGATACACAGGCCGATCTGATCATCACTGGCCAGGCCGGTGCCATTATGGAACGGGTCATGCAGAAAATAAGAGCGTGA
- a CDS encoding pantoate--beta-alanine ligase, with protein MEIFNSVTDMQNKVNLLRQQGQRIAFVPTMGYFHEGHLDLMREGRKRGDYLVVSIYVNPTQFAPTEDLDEYPRNFERDCSMAEQVGVDAVFFPDDSGMYPPHYQTYVDVEGVTKNLCGASRAGHFRGVTTVCTKLFNIVKPHVTIFGKKDFQQLITIKTMIRDLNMDIEVIGIATTREPDGLAMSSRNAYLNEEERKSAQCLSRSLMIAKRLYESGETDAGQILNQVRKYIKSHPHVEIDYIKVSDVDTVEEVWSVGPDTFIAMAIRVGKTRLIDNYVFGEDLKVPSPENYR; from the coding sequence TTGGAAATATTCAATTCTGTTACGGATATGCAAAACAAGGTAAATCTCCTCAGGCAGCAGGGACAAAGGATCGCTTTTGTTCCGACTATGGGGTATTTTCACGAAGGACATCTGGACCTGATGAGGGAAGGTCGAAAGCGGGGCGATTACCTGGTCGTCAGCATTTATGTCAACCCGACACAGTTTGCTCCAACGGAAGATCTGGATGAATATCCACGGAATTTTGAACGGGACTGTTCAATGGCCGAACAGGTCGGAGTCGATGCGGTTTTTTTCCCCGATGACTCGGGAATGTACCCCCCTCATTATCAGACGTATGTCGATGTGGAAGGGGTTACGAAGAATTTGTGTGGGGCCTCGCGTGCCGGTCATTTTCGTGGTGTGACGACGGTTTGCACAAAGCTTTTCAACATCGTCAAGCCCCATGTGACTATTTTCGGCAAGAAGGATTTTCAGCAGCTTATTACGATAAAGACCATGATTCGGGACTTGAACATGGATATAGAGGTAATAGGCATAGCGACAACACGTGAACCTGACGGTTTGGCCATGAGTTCCCGTAATGCTTACCTGAATGAGGAAGAACGAAAATCGGCTCAGTGTCTCAGCCGTTCCCTGATGATCGCAAAACGGCTGTACGAATCGGGTGAAACCGATGCCGGTCAAATTTTGAATCAAGTACGCAAGTATATAAAATCACATCCACATGTTGAAATTGATTACATAAAGGTCAGTGATGTCGATACGGTTGAAGAGGTATGGTCCGTGGGCCCCGACACTTTTATCGCCATGGCGATCAGGGTCGGTAAAACGAGATTGATCGATAATTATGTTTTTGGAGAGGATCTGAAGGTTCCATCTCCAGAAAATTATCGATGA
- a CDS encoding aspartate 1-decarboxylase — protein sequence MQRFMMKSKLHRATVTDADLHYEGSISIDEDLLEASDILPYEKVAIYNVTNGERFTTYAITGKAGSGVICLNGAAARKVSKGDIIIIASYCMVEDSEAKGWKPTCVLLDGGNKIKKITP from the coding sequence ATGCAACGGTTCATGATGAAATCAAAGCTGCATAGGGCTACGGTGACGGATGCAGACCTGCATTATGAGGGTAGTATTTCTATTGATGAGGATCTCCTCGAAGCATCCGACATCCTTCCTTATGAGAAGGTTGCCATTTACAATGTCACCAACGGAGAGCGTTTTACGACCTATGCCATTACGGGCAAGGCGGGTTCCGGGGTTATCTGTCTCAATGGTGCGGCGGCCAGAAAAGTATCGAAGGGTGATATCATCATCATCGCGTCGTATTGCATGGTCGAGGACAGCGAAGCCAAGGGTTGGAAGCCGACCTGTGTGCTTCTGGACGGTGGAAATAAAATAAAAAAGATTACCCCCTGA
- a CDS encoding histone deacetylase family protein, with the protein MKIIFHEGFYQVYASDPAAAPGRMEAIVSVIGEKHEFLQAVPAEEADILAVHSDLHAQRVRHEGVYEIAALAAGASIEAAKIGMKEPAFALVRPPGHHASEDSAWGFCYFNNMAIALTHLIRAGLIQKASVLDFDLHYGDGTVNILGTLDQIAIFNPSASDRSHYLRSVEDFLAEQKSDIIGISAGFDNHEADWGGLLLTEDYREMGRMVRMAANAMDLGYFAVLEGGYNHRVLGENVAALLEGMGGE; encoded by the coding sequence ATGAAAATCATATTTCACGAAGGCTTCTACCAGGTTTATGCTTCTGATCCAGCCGCGGCTCCGGGCAGAATGGAGGCAATCGTTTCCGTGATCGGAGAAAAACATGAATTTCTTCAGGCGGTTCCCGCTGAAGAAGCGGACATCCTCGCCGTGCATTCTGATTTACATGCGCAAAGGGTTCGACATGAAGGGGTCTACGAAATTGCCGCGCTGGCCGCAGGCGCTTCCATCGAGGCGGCAAAAATCGGAATGAAGGAACCGGCCTTTGCTCTGGTAAGGCCTCCCGGCCACCACGCCTCGGAGGATAGTGCCTGGGGATTTTGTTATTTCAACAATATGGCCATTGCGTTAACTCACCTGATCAGGGCCGGTTTGATTCAGAAAGCCTCCGTCCTTGACTTCGATTTGCACTACGGTGACGGTACGGTCAACATACTGGGCACTTTGGATCAAATCGCCATTTTTAACCCTTCGGCATCGGATCGTTCTCATTATCTGCGCAGCGTAGAGGATTTTCTTGCAGAACAGAAAAGCGATATCATCGGCATATCCGCCGGGTTCGATAATCATGAAGCGGACTGGGGCGGCCTCCTTTTGACGGAAGATTACCGGGAAATGGGCAGAATGGTCAGAATGGCCGCCAATGCCATGGACCTTGGTTATTTCGCCGTTCTGGAAGGTGGGTACAATCACCGTGTGTTGGGTGAAAATGTTGCGGCCCTGCTGGAAGGCATGGGAGGCGAATGA
- a CDS encoding histidinol phosphate phosphatase domain-containing protein, translating to MIDLHTHTIFSDGELVPSELVRRAADRGYRAIAMTDHADLSNLDFIVPRMVKICGSLTAIGMIKVIPGIELTHVPPVHIKELAREARSLGAQIIVVHGETIVEPVEEGTNLAAVTSDIDILAHPGLVTEEVAVSAAKKGICFEVSARKGHSLSNGHVVKYARKYNVPLVLNSDSHSPNDLLTPAFARLVAAGAGLAANEIENMYRNAEKLVRRRSL from the coding sequence ATGATAGACCTCCACACACATACGATTTTCAGCGATGGGGAGTTGGTTCCATCGGAACTGGTGCGCAGAGCCGCCGATCGAGGCTACCGGGCTATCGCCATGACGGACCACGCTGATCTTTCGAATCTTGATTTCATTGTGCCGCGCATGGTCAAAATCTGCGGCAGCTTGACTGCCATCGGCATGATAAAAGTCATTCCAGGCATAGAGTTGACCCATGTGCCGCCGGTGCATATCAAGGAATTGGCCAGAGAAGCCCGGTCTCTTGGTGCGCAAATCATTGTCGTTCACGGGGAAACCATTGTGGAACCAGTTGAAGAAGGGACCAATTTGGCGGCGGTCACTTCCGATATAGACATTCTGGCCCACCCGGGTCTCGTGACGGAGGAAGTTGCCGTGTCGGCCGCAAAAAAGGGTATCTGTTTCGAAGTATCCGCCCGGAAAGGGCATAGCCTCTCCAACGGTCATGTCGTAAAATACGCCAGAAAATACAACGTACCCCTCGTCCTGAACAGCGATTCCCATTCACCAAACGATTTGCTTACACCGGCCTTTGCACGCCTCGTAGCAGCCGGGGCGGGACTTGCTGCCAATGAAATCGAAAACATGTATCGAAACGCGGAAAAACTTGTCCGGAGAAGATCTCTCTAA